In the Leptospira inadai serovar Lyme str. 10 genome, one interval contains:
- a CDS encoding glutathione S-transferase family protein produces MIDLYTASTPNGRKVSIMLEEIGLPYEIHPIDLNQLEQKEEWYLKMNPNGRIPTIVDRDNGDFVVFESGAILIYLAEKTGKFLSKDPKERSVAIQWLMFQMGGIGPMQGQANFFLRSAPEKIPFAIQRYQNETKRLYAVLERRLHESEFLAGTEISIADIATWPWVAGHSWAEISIDEFPKIKDWLEKLGARPGFVKGKDIPVKK; encoded by the coding sequence TTGATCGATCTATATACGGCTTCCACGCCGAATGGACGAAAAGTTTCCATAATGCTGGAAGAAATAGGACTTCCATACGAGATTCATCCCATCGACCTGAACCAATTGGAGCAAAAGGAAGAATGGTATTTAAAAATGAATCCAAACGGAAGAATTCCTACGATTGTCGATCGTGATAACGGTGATTTTGTAGTTTTCGAATCCGGAGCGATACTTATTTATCTTGCCGAAAAGACGGGGAAGTTCCTGTCCAAGGATCCGAAAGAAAGGTCGGTGGCTATACAATGGTTGATGTTTCAGATGGGAGGCATCGGTCCCATGCAAGGTCAGGCCAATTTCTTTCTAAGATCGGCACCGGAAAAAATTCCGTTTGCGATCCAAAGATACCAAAATGAGACAAAGCGGCTATATGCGGTGTTGGAGCGCCGTTTGCACGAGTCGGAATTTCTGGCCGGGACGGAAATATCGATCGCAGACATCGCGACCTGGCCCTGGGTTGCGGGGCACTCTTGGGCCGAGATTTCCATCGATGAGTTTCCTAAAATAAAGGACTGGTTGGAGAAATTAGGCGCACGCCCGGGCTTTGTCAAAGGCAAGGATATTCCGGTCAAAAAATAA
- a CDS encoding PaaI family thioesterase, with translation MLEDQLYRQIKASQNGQDWHHKNCFGCGPENPKGLHASFPFHESTGEVRFSFVMEKGFEGAPGYTHGGALATLMDEAQGVLCFHLGHFVMTDQLYMRYLKACPLGAEIEVRCWVTMVRRRRLYTKGTVHLKKTGELLLSSKARWYDMPEKVFARMFQGTVFPVETIAKVLEENQKRGKEIRKRLRKEKAKQQGQLSENV, from the coding sequence ATGTTAGAAGACCAACTCTATCGACAAATCAAAGCCAGTCAAAACGGCCAAGATTGGCATCATAAAAACTGTTTCGGTTGCGGTCCCGAAAACCCGAAAGGTTTGCATGCGAGTTTTCCTTTCCACGAATCGACCGGCGAAGTCCGATTCAGTTTCGTTATGGAAAAAGGATTCGAAGGCGCGCCGGGTTATACGCACGGAGGCGCACTCGCGACGCTAATGGACGAAGCGCAAGGAGTTCTTTGCTTTCATCTAGGTCATTTCGTAATGACCGATCAATTGTACATGCGATATCTTAAAGCCTGTCCGTTAGGCGCGGAGATAGAAGTCCGCTGTTGGGTTACGATGGTTCGTAGAAGAAGGCTATACACGAAAGGAACGGTACATCTTAAGAAAACCGGCGAACTTCTACTTTCTTCCAAAGCTCGTTGGTATGATATGCCCGAGAAAGTCTTCGCCAGAATGTTCCAAGGCACGGTGTTTCCCGTTGAAACTATAGCGAAAGTTTTAGAGGAAAATCAGAAGCGAGGTAAGGAAATCCGAAAACGGTTACGGAAAGAAAAGGCAAAGCAACAAGGACAACTGTCCGAAAACGTTTAA